Proteins from one Salvelinus namaycush isolate Seneca chromosome 34, SaNama_1.0, whole genome shotgun sequence genomic window:
- the LOC120029227 gene encoding olfactory receptor 2A12-like, with protein MENSTHYKVFRLAAYSDIGQLKYFYFAVVTVLYFVIILGNALLIGVIFIERSLHEPMYMFLCALFVNQLYGSTGLFPALMFYLLSDTHDISLLYCYLQIYVLYTYAITEFSNLAVMSYDRYISICYPLQYNNIMTPKIICGLILLSCLSSFFLIAIVISLSLRLQFCGNVLDRLYCDNYSVFKLACSNTTLNNIWGLAVTVLYISCTICPTIYSYVRILQICLKSSKETKQKAFNTCTPHIASMLNFFFGWLFVILQGRYETADLPPILRTILLVYFLICPPLFNPLMYGVRMVKIRHACKKHQTHYYSTSFNIQTGDCLPQATLDSHTDIETYASSVRDYINICINNVTTHKLIKTFPNQKPCMNRETPDPRRMWQGIQAIKDYRPKNPTPTASDVSIADEDNKDPAIKAELPLRLSIADVLSALSRVNARKAAGPDGVPGHVFRACAGQMAEVFTDIFNLSLAQAVVPTATIVPVPKQLTTSSLNDFRPEVLRKTGFGLP; from the exons ATGGAAAACTCTACTCACTATAAGGTCTTCAGGCTTGCTGCGTACAGTGATATCGGACAATTGAAGTACTTCTATTTTGCTGTAGTAACTGTATTATATTTTGTCATCATTCTTGGCAATGCTTTGCTTATTGGAGTTATCTTCATTGAAAGAAGCCTTCATGAACCCATGTATATGTTTCTATGTGCTTTGTTTGTTAATCAGTTGTATGGGAGCACTGGTTTGTTTCCTGCTCTCATGTTTTACTTACTCTCTGACACACATGATATTTCCCTTCTTTATTGTTACCTCCAGATTTATGTGTTGTACACATATGCTATAACAgaatttagtaatttagcagttATGTCCTATGACAGGTACATTTCTATTTGTTATCCTCTACAGTATAACAATATTATGACACCTAAAATAATTTGTGGCTTAATTCTGCTGTCCTGCTTGTCTTCTTTTTTCCTCATCGCCATCGTTATCTCCCTGAGTTTGCGACTGCAATTTTGTGGTAACGTTCTAGACAGACTGTATTGTGACAACTACTCAGTATTCAAGCTTGCCTGTTCAAATACTACGCTGAATAACATATGGGGTCTTGCTGTCACTGTGCTTTATATTTCTTGTACTATATGTCCTACCATATACTCATATGTCAGAATTCTACAAATATGTTTAAAGTCTTCAAAAGAGACAAAACAGAAAGCATTTAACACCTGTACACCACATATAGCCTCTATGCTGAACTTCTTCTTTGGCTGGTTATTTGTGATTCTACAAGGCAGATATGAAACTGCAGATCTTCCACCTATACTTCGCACTATTTTATTAGTTTATTTTCTGATATGTCCACCACTTTTCAATCCTTTAATGTATGGCGTTAGAATGGTTAAAATCAGGCATGCTTGTAAAAAG CACCAGACTCATTACTACAGCACCAGTTTCAACATACAGACTGGAGATTGTTTGCCTCAGGCCACACTTGACTCCCATACGGACATTGAAACATATGCTTCTTCCGTTCGGGATTATATCAACATCTGCATCAACAATGTCACCACCCATAAACTAATAAagaccttccccaaccagaagcctTGTATGAACAGAGAG ACCCCAGACCCTCGACGCATGTGGCAGGGCATCCAAGCCATCAAAGACTACAGGCCAAAAAACCCTACCCCCACAGCCAGCGACGTCTCCATCGCCGAcga GGACAACAAAGATCCAGCCATCAAAGCTGAGCTCCCCCTCAGACTATCCATAGCAGATGTGTTGTCTGCACTGAGCAGGGTGAATGCACGCAAGGCTGCTGGTCCTGATGGCGTCCCCGGTCATGTGTTCAGAGCATGTGCCGGGCAGATGGCCgaggtcttcactgacattttcaacctgtcttTGGCCCAGGCGGTTGTCCCCACCGCAACCATTGTGCCAGTGCCGAAGCAGTTGACCACATCAAGCCTGAATGACTTCCGACCTGAAGTGCTTCGAAAGACTGGTTTTGGCCTACCTTAA